The following are from one region of the Pectobacterium actinidiae genome:
- the gcvH gene encoding glycine cleavage system protein GcvH, which yields MSNVPAELKYTTSHEWVLHEGDGIYSVGITEHAQELLGDMVFIDLPEVGTIVAAGDDCAVAESVKAASDIYAPISGEVVEVNDDLEGSPELVNSAPYTDGWLFRIRISDESDLDELLDAEGYQASLEEDDE from the coding sequence ATGAGCAACGTACCAGCAGAATTAAAATACACTACGTCGCACGAATGGGTACTGCATGAGGGTGACGGTATCTACAGCGTAGGCATTACTGAACATGCGCAGGAACTTCTGGGTGACATGGTCTTTATCGATTTGCCGGAAGTGGGCACGATCGTCGCCGCAGGTGATGATTGTGCGGTGGCGGAGTCGGTAAAAGCGGCGTCGGATATTTATGCGCCTATCAGCGGTGAGGTCGTGGAAGTTAACGACGATCTGGAAGGTTCCCCTGAACTGGTCAACAGCGCACCTTATACCGACGGCTGGCTGTTCCGCATCAGAATTTCTGATGAGTCTGATTTGGACGAACTGCTTGATGCCGAAGGCTATCAGGCTTCTTTGGAAGAAGACGACGAGTAG